The DNA window GAGTTTCTGGCGGCCAAGGTGCCCAAAAAGCTCAAACTGCCGGCCGGTGACTACAACTCATCTGTCGAGGCACCGCGCGGCGAACTGTCCTATTACCTGGTGTCCGATGGCAGTGACGTGCCCTATCGACTCAAGGTGCGCACCCCTTCGTATTCCAACCTCAGTGTCGTTCCCGAGATGTGCCAGGGCATGTTGATTGCCGACGTGGTGACGTCCATGGGAGCGCTCGACCTCGTTATCCCCGAGATTGACAGGTAGTGCATATGGAAACCCTGAATAGTTTGACACCGGAACTCTGGCGCCTCCTGCTGGCGATCATCGGTATCGTGGTGGTGGTTTTTGGCAACGCTCTGGTCATGGGCTATCTTGAGCGCAAGCTGGCCGGGCACTTTCAGTGCCGGACAGGCCCGATGGAGGTCGGCTTTCATGGCATCCTCCAGCTCATCGTCGATGGCGTGAAGCTGATGGGGAAGCAGCTGGTGGTTCCGGCTCAGGCCGACAAGAAGCTGTTCATGCTGGCCCCCATGCTCTCGTTCGCACCGGTATTTCTGCCTTTGCTGGTGATTCCTTTCTCCGACAAACTGCAGGGCTTTGACCTGGATGTCGGTCTTCTGTTCATTCTCGCCATCGCCTCGATCAACGTGCTGGCCATTCTGGTCGGCGGCTGGGGTTCAAACAACAAGTACTCCCTGTTTGGTGCCTTCCGTTCGGTTGCGCAGAATGTGGCCTATGAAATTCCGATGCTGATTGCATTGCTGGCTGTTGTCTTCATGACCAACACCTTCAGCCTGCGCGGCATTGTTGAAGCCCAGAATGTCTGGTTTGTTTTTCTGCAACCGGTGGCCTTCCTGATCTATCTGGTCGCCATGGTGGCGGAGACCAACCGCGCTCCGTTTGACCTGCCGGAGGCCGAAAGTGAACTGACAGCTGGCTTCCATACCGAATACAGCGGCATGGGCTTCAGTCTGTTTATGATCGCCGAATACACCAACATGTTTATCGTCTGCAGTATCGCCACAGTCTTTTTCCTGGGCGGTACCTCCGGTATTCCGTTGCCCTATTTCGAATACACCGGCGCGCTGTGGTTTTTTGCCAAGGTGTACCTGCTGATGTTTTTCCTGGTGTGGATTCGCTGGACCTATCCGCGCACCCGCTTCGATCAGCTGATGAATCTGTGCTGGAAGTACCTGATTCCCTTCTCGCTGATTAACCTCCTTATCACTGTGGTGGTTGTAAAGCTATGAAAGCCTATTTTACCGATCTGTTTACGGGGGCGTGGAGCCTGATCGTCGGACTGAAGGTAACCTTCAAGGCGCTGATTTCGCCTGTGGTGACGGTCCAGTATCCGCGTGTGAAGAACGAGGTCACGCCCAACTATCGTGGCCATATCGACCTGGTCAAGGATGCTGAAACCGGCAGCCATCGCTGCATTACCTGCGGTTCCTGTATGCGGGAATGTCCGTCAGGCTGCATTGTGGTTGATGGCGAGAAACGCGAGGGCGTCAAGGGCAAGGCATTGACGGTGTTCACGCTTGACTTCACCAAATGCAGTTTGTGTGGTGCTTGCGTTGAGGTCTGCCCCACCCAGGCCCTCGATTATTCGCAGGAATACGAACTCGCCGGTTCGGCCCGCGAAGATTTCTATTATGATCTGCTCAAGCGCGTGGAGGAACGGGAATGATTGTCTATCGGTACATTGCCGAAACCCTGTTTTACGCCTTCATGATTCTGACATTCATGGGCGGCTTTATGGCAGTGCGTTCCCGTGATCTGATGCACGCTGTACTGGGTCTGGCGGTTTCATTGCTGGGTGTTGCCGGGTTGTACTTCCACCTGGGCAGCCCGTTTCTGACCATGATGCAGATACTGATCTATGTCGGTGCTGTCTGCATCATCATCGTCCTCGGCGTGATGCTGGGCAATACGCCGGATCAGCTGGCCAAGATGAATCTCAAGGGTCGCAATATGGTCTTGGCGGTTGGCGCCTGCGCGGCCGCCTTCCTGACCCTGTTTGCCACCCTTAGCGTCACCGGTTTCGCGCCGGCGGCCGAGCAGATCGGAGACATGTCGATCCGCTTTGTCGGCCAGAGCCTGCTGTTCCAGTACTGCCTGGCCTTCGAATTGATTTCGGTCATTCTGTTGACGGCCATTATTGGCGCGATCATCCTGGCGCGCGATGGTCGTGAGGAGACTGCGAAATGATCATCAGTGACAACCTGAACACCTACCTGGTTATAGCGGCGATCCTGCTGGTGATCGGCCTTTACGGCATGCTGCAGCATCGCTCGCTGATTGGTATGTTGATTTCAAGTGAATTCATCCTCAACGGTGCCGCCCTCAACTTCATGGCGTTCAACCGCTTTGTGGCGCCCAATCCGGCCGTCGGCCAGATCTACACCCTGTTCATTATGGGTATCGCCGCGGCCGAAGCGGCCATTGTGGTCAGTATCATCATTGCCGTGTACCGCAAGTACCGCAATGAGGATCCGGCCGAGGTTCAGGATCTCAAATACTGATAGGCGGCTAAAGGCTGATGTCATCCGTAACGGCCGTTTCGCCCTGTTCAATGGGCGGAACCACCACCTGAGAAAGCACTTGTAATGAACACGATAATCACAAGTAAGATTGTACTGACCATGATGATCCCGATGATTACGGGTCTGTTGGTCATGTTTTCAGGGAAGAAGCCGAATCTGCGCGACAGCTGGTCGACCCTGGGTGCGGTGCTGACCTTTGCGTCGGTGCTGAACTTTTTGCCCGTGGTGCTCGACGGCGGCCAGATGCAATATACCCTGTTTGAACTGTATCCCGGCATCAGCGTCAAGCTCAATCTCGACGGGTTGGGCGTGGTGTTCGCCCTGGTGGCATCGTTCCTGTGGATTCTGGCCAGCCTTTATTGCGTAGGTTACATGCGGGGCCTGAACGAGCATGCCCAGACCCGTTTTTATGTCTGCTACGCGGTGTCGGTCGGTGCTGCCATGGGTGCTGCCTTTGCCGGCAATCTCTTTACTCTCTATCTGTTCTACGAGATTGTTTCGATCTTCACCTATCCGCTGGTTATGCACCATCAGGATGAAGAGGGTTACGCCGGCGCCAAGAAGTACATCGTTTACCTGATGTTCACCTCCAAGGCGTTTTTGCTGCCGGCCATGATTATTATCTATGTGCTGGCCGGTACTCTTGACTTCCAGACCGCCAACATCGCTCAAGGCATCTTCCCGGCTGAGGCCAGTCGTTTCATGGTTGGCGTGGCCTACCTGCTGTGCCTGTTTGGCTTCGCCAAATCCGGTATCATGCCGCTGCATAACTGGCTGCCGGATGCCATGGTGGCACCGACGCCGGTCAGCGCCCTGCTCCATGCCGTCGTCGTCGTCAAGGTCGGCGTTTTCTCCACTTGCCGCGTCATGCTGTCAACCTTTGGTACCGATATCCTGGCAGAGACCGGACTGGGGCTGTTTACCGCTTACTTTGTCTCCTTTACCATCCTGACCGCTTCGATCATCGCCCTGACCAAGACCAATCTCAAGGCGCGACTGGCCTACTCTACGGTCAGCCAGCTGTCCTACATCATCCTGGGTGTTGCGATGCTGACACCGGCGTCCATTACCGGTGGCCTGATCCATATCGCCAACCATGCCTTTGCCAAGATCACCCTGTTCTTCGCCGCCGGCTGCATCTTTGTCGCCAGTGGCAAGAAGGATATTTCCGAGATGGGTGGGCTGGGCTACCGCATGCCCTGGACGCTGGTGGCCTTTGGTATCGCCTCCCTTGGCATGATTGGGGCACCGCCGGTTGGTGGTTTTGTGACCAAGTGGTACCTGTTGGTTGGCGCCATGGACATCCATAACTGGATTCTGCTGTGTGTGCTGCTGGCCAGCAGTCTGCTCAATGCCGGATACTTCGTACCCATCGTGCTGCAGGCCTTCTTCGGCAAGCCGTTGCCGGCTGACCAGGGCGTTACCGGCAGCCTGGAGAAGAAGCCGCTGATCCTGTTCATGGTCGTGCCTCTGGTCATCACGGCGACTATATCGGTGCTGGTCGGTATCTACCCCGATCTGTTCCTTGACCTCATTAACCTGATGGTGAAGTCATGATTGTACACGTCATAACCTACCTGCGTGAACGGCCGGCCATGCTCAAGTGGCTGTTCATGGCCTACCTGGCATTTGCCCTGGTGTTCGATTTCTTTGCCGATCGGCATCATGCCCACTTCTGGGGCGACAACATTATCGGTTTCTGGGCGATCTTTGGACTGATCGGCTGCCTGCTGATGATCGTATTCTGTAAAGGCCTGTCGCACGTCTGGCTGGAGAGGGACACGGACTATTATGACAAGTAGTATCTTTATGCATCCCGCAGCATTGTTCATTGTCGGCGCGCTGCTGCTGCCGCTGTTCAAGAAGTTCAATGCCCAGAAGATCTGGCTGGTGGTGGTGCCCCTGCTGG is part of the Desulfuromonas thiophila genome and encodes:
- the nuoK gene encoding NADH-quinone oxidoreductase subunit NuoK, which codes for MIISDNLNTYLVIAAILLVIGLYGMLQHRSLIGMLISSEFILNGAALNFMAFNRFVAPNPAVGQIYTLFIMGIAAAEAAIVVSIIIAVYRKYRNEDPAEVQDLKY
- a CDS encoding NADH-quinone oxidoreductase subunit J family protein: MIVYRYIAETLFYAFMILTFMGGFMAVRSRDLMHAVLGLAVSLLGVAGLYFHLGSPFLTMMQILIYVGAVCIIIVLGVMLGNTPDQLAKMNLKGRNMVLAVGACAAAFLTLFATLSVTGFAPAAEQIGDMSIRFVGQSLLFQYCLAFELISVILLTAIIGAIILARDGREETAK
- the nuoH gene encoding NADH-quinone oxidoreductase subunit NuoH, with the protein product METLNSLTPELWRLLLAIIGIVVVVFGNALVMGYLERKLAGHFQCRTGPMEVGFHGILQLIVDGVKLMGKQLVVPAQADKKLFMLAPMLSFAPVFLPLLVIPFSDKLQGFDLDVGLLFILAIASINVLAILVGGWGSNNKYSLFGAFRSVAQNVAYEIPMLIALLAVVFMTNTFSLRGIVEAQNVWFVFLQPVAFLIYLVAMVAETNRAPFDLPEAESELTAGFHTEYSGMGFSLFMIAEYTNMFIVCSIATVFFLGGTSGIPLPYFEYTGALWFFAKVYLLMFFLVWIRWTYPRTRFDQLMNLCWKYLIPFSLINLLITVVVVKL
- a CDS encoding monovalent cation/H+ antiporter subunit D family protein, whose protein sequence is MNTIITSKIVLTMMIPMITGLLVMFSGKKPNLRDSWSTLGAVLTFASVLNFLPVVLDGGQMQYTLFELYPGISVKLNLDGLGVVFALVASFLWILASLYCVGYMRGLNEHAQTRFYVCYAVSVGAAMGAAFAGNLFTLYLFYEIVSIFTYPLVMHHQDEEGYAGAKKYIVYLMFTSKAFLLPAMIIIYVLAGTLDFQTANIAQGIFPAEASRFMVGVAYLLCLFGFAKSGIMPLHNWLPDAMVAPTPVSALLHAVVVVKVGVFSTCRVMLSTFGTDILAETGLGLFTAYFVSFTILTASIIALTKTNLKARLAYSTVSQLSYIILGVAMLTPASITGGLIHIANHAFAKITLFFAAGCIFVASGKKDISEMGGLGYRMPWTLVAFGIASLGMIGAPPVGGFVTKWYLLVGAMDIHNWILLCVLLASSLLNAGYFVPIVLQAFFGKPLPADQGVTGSLEKKPLILFMVVPLVITATISVLVGIYPDLFLDLINLMVKS
- a CDS encoding NuoI/complex I 23 kDa subunit family protein; the protein is MKAYFTDLFTGAWSLIVGLKVTFKALISPVVTVQYPRVKNEVTPNYRGHIDLVKDAETGSHRCITCGSCMRECPSGCIVVDGEKREGVKGKALTVFTLDFTKCSLCGACVEVCPTQALDYSQEYELAGSAREDFYYDLLKRVEERE